From Sinorhizobium sp. B11:
GGCCACTCCGCTCGATCCCTCCACGGCACTTCCGGTTCAGGTCTACATGTGGGCCAACGAAGCCGAGCGCGCATTCGTGGAAAGAACCTCGGGTGCCATCATCGTCCTGCTCCTGTTCCTGATCGTCATGAACATCGGAGCTATCCTCTTGCGTCGTCGCTTTGAGCGCCGCTGGTAAACGGAGTAAAGATCATGAACATGTTGACGGAAGCCGCAGTCGAGAAGGCGCTGGACCAGAAAATGAGCAACGTCCCGTATAAGATGATCGGTCAGGATGTCTCCGTTTATTACGGCGAGAAGCGTGCGCTTTTCGATGTCAATCTGAACATCCGCGAAAACACCGTGACCGCGCTGATCGGCCCCTCGGGCTGCGGCAAGTCCACCTTCCTGCGTTCGCTGAACCGCATGAACGACACGATCGACGGCTGCCGCGTCACCGGCAAGATCACGCTCGACACGGATGATATCTACGATCCCGATATCGACGTCGTCGAACTGCGTGCCCGCGTCGGCATGGTATTCCAGAAGCCGAACCCGTTCCCGAAGACGATCTATGAAAACGTCTCCTACGGCCCGCGCATTCACGGTCTGGCAAAGTCCAAGGCCGACCTCGACCAGATCGTCGAGACCAGCCTGCAGCGCGCCGGCCTCTGGAACGAGGTCAAGGACCGCGTGCATGAATCCGGCACCGGCCTCTCCGGTGGTCAGCAGCAGCGTCTGTGCATCGCACGCGCTGTCGCCGTCAGCCCGGAAGTCATCCTGATGGACGAACCCTGCTCAGCGCTCGACCCGATCGCGACTGCAAAGGTCGAGGAGCTGATCCACGAGCTGCGTGAAAACTACACCATCGTCATTGTGACGCATTCCATGCAGCAGGCCGCCCGCGTATCACAGCGTACGGCCATGTTCCACCTCGGCAACCTGGTCGAGGAAAACGATACTGACAAGATGTTCACCAATCCGGACGATCCGCGCACCCAGGACTATATCATGGGCCGGTTTGGCTGATTTTGGCGATGTGAAGCCTTCCCGATTTTCGAGGACAAAGCCCCATGGCATCGACACATATTTTTTCCGCCTATGACGACGATCTGAAGTTCCTGTCCCGGCGCATTTCCGAGATGGGTGGTCTTGCCGAACAGATGGGCGCCGACGCAGTTCGCGCGCTGGTCAACGGTGACACCGCACTCGCTCAGAAGGTCATTTCCGACGACGTGATCCTCGATCACGCTGAACGCGAAATCAACGACAAGGCGATCGTCACGATCGCCCGCCGCCAGCCGATGGCCTCCGACCTTCGCGAGATCATGGGTTCGATCCGCATTGCCGCCGACCTCGAGCGCGTCGGCGATCTCGGCAAGAACACGGCAAAGCGCGTCATTGCGGTGCAGAGCACCGGCGTTCCGCGCAAGCTCGCCCGCGGTCTCGAGCATCTCTCCGAACTGGCTCTGGTCCAGCTCAAGGAAGTGCTCGACGTCTACACCAATCGCTCGGCCGACAAGGCCAAGTCCATCCGCGAGCGCGACGACGAGATCGACGCGATGTACACCTCGCTGTTCCGCGAACTCCTCACCTACATGATGGAAGATCCGCGCAACATCACGAGCTGCACGCATCTTCTCTTCTGCGCCAAGAACATCGAGCGCATCGGCGACCACGCGACCAACATCGCCGAGACGATCTACTACATGGCAACCGGCGCCCAGCCGGAGGGCGAGCGTCCGAAGGACGACAGCTCCAATACCGTTGGTGCGGTCACGGAGTAATCCGGACCTGCCGATTGCGTGCGCGCCCGTCGGGGGCGCGCAAGGGTCGCAGCCAATTCCGAGTTCTTGCATGGTCCCTTGCTTAAATCACCCCCGGTTTAAGGATCATGCATTAGGAGACTGACACGCATGATCCCAAGAGTTGCAGTTGTTGAAGATGAAGAGGCGCTGAGCGTGCTTCTCCGCTACAACCTCGAAGCCGAAGGTTTCGAGGTGGATACGATCCTTCGTGGCGACGAAGCCGAAATCCGGCTTCAGGAGCGCACGCCGGACCTGCTCATCCTTGACTGGATGCTGCCGGGCGTTTCCGGCATCGAGCTCTGCCGCCGGCTGCGAATGAGGCCGGAAACCGAGCGCCTGCCGATCATCATGCTGACGGCGCGCGGCGAAGAGAGCGAGCGCGTTCGAGGTCTTTCGACCGGCGCGGACGACTATGTCGTCAAGCCCTTCTCCACGCCGGAACTCGTCGCCCGCGTCAAGGCGATGCTCCGACGCGCCCGTCCCGAGGTGCTCTCCACCGTTCTTAAATGTGGTGATATCGAGCTCGATCGCGAAACGCACCGCGTCCATCGCAAGAGCCGCGAAGTCCGCCTTGGCCCGACCGAATTCCGCCTGCTGGAATTCCTGATGTCCTCGCCGGGCCGCGTCTTCTCCCGCTCGCAGCTTCTCGACGGCGTCTGGGGCCATGATATCTACGTGGACGAGCGCACCGTCGACGTCCATGTCGGCCGCCTGCGCAAGGCGCTGAATTTCTCCAACATGCAGGATGTCATCCGCACCGTGCGCGGCGCGGGATATTCCATGGAAGCTTAAGCTTAATCCGAGTGATCGGAGGTCCAGACGGGTCGCTCGCTTGCCGGGCGGCCCGTTTGTCTATCTGGCACCCCTAGCTCCTTATGAAAACCGACGCGAGGCGCCGAAAGCGAACCTCGAGAGGATCTGCTTTCTACAGACGGATGCGCACAAGAATTCGATCAAGAGCCTTTTGCAGAGCCGCAGTCCCGCCAAACGCGCGAAAGTCTTCGAGCACCTGTTCATTCAATCCGCCCTTGGTCGAATGCTCGCCGATGAGTTCATCGAAACTCGCGACAGGTTTCGAACGGGCGGCATGGGCGAGGCCGGAAAACAATTGACGGAGGTAGGCATCGCCAGCCGTTCCCGAGAGCCCCTTGCTCTGCAGCCAGGTCGACGTCGCGTCCAGGATGCCGAAATAGCTGGCCATCAGGCAGCTCGCTACGGCGAGAAGTTCGAACTCCTGCTTGTCTTCAACCTGGATCGCCGTTCCGAGCGCCGAAAAGAGGGTGTGGGAGACCTCGTCGGGCGGGTAGATCGCAGTCGCTCCCTGGAGATCGGCGACGAACGGAAGTGGAATTGCCAGGCTCAGGCGAACCGGCCGATCGATCCAGGCCAGCAGTTGATCCATTGGCGTAGCCGCGACAAAGCTGATGACATGGTGGCCCGGCCGAAATTGGAGCGAGCGGATGACCTCCTCGGCAATTTGCGGCCTCACTGCCAAAAATACGAGATCGGAGCGGTCGAGAACATCCTGGTTGCCCACAGCGATAGACACATTCCCGTTTGCCGCCGCGAGCCGAGAGGCGACGCCTGCGTTACGAGGTGACAGCGCGATGGGTGTGTCGCGAAACGCTGTCTTGCCCAATCCGGTGACGACAGCCTCGGTAATCGTGCCCGCCCCGACGAACCCCATTGTCATCCGCTTTGGATCGATCTCCATTGGCACCCCCAAGCGACTATGTGCGCCGTGCTACTCGACCAGAATACCGCATCTGTATCAGAAAATCGCGCTACAGCGCCATGACCATCGGTCTATGCCAGCCTTGGGGCTGAAACGCATCGATGGTCATGGCCAAATAAGTT
This genomic window contains:
- the pstB gene encoding phosphate ABC transporter ATP-binding protein PstB; protein product: MNMLTEAAVEKALDQKMSNVPYKMIGQDVSVYYGEKRALFDVNLNIRENTVTALIGPSGCGKSTFLRSLNRMNDTIDGCRVTGKITLDTDDIYDPDIDVVELRARVGMVFQKPNPFPKTIYENVSYGPRIHGLAKSKADLDQIVETSLQRAGLWNEVKDRVHESGTGLSGGQQQRLCIARAVAVSPEVILMDEPCSALDPIATAKVEELIHELRENYTIVIVTHSMQQAARVSQRTAMFHLGNLVEENDTDKMFTNPDDPRTQDYIMGRFG
- the phoU gene encoding phosphate signaling complex protein PhoU; the encoded protein is MASTHIFSAYDDDLKFLSRRISEMGGLAEQMGADAVRALVNGDTALAQKVISDDVILDHAEREINDKAIVTIARRQPMASDLREIMGSIRIAADLERVGDLGKNTAKRVIAVQSTGVPRKLARGLEHLSELALVQLKEVLDVYTNRSADKAKSIRERDDEIDAMYTSLFRELLTYMMEDPRNITSCTHLLFCAKNIERIGDHATNIAETIYYMATGAQPEGERPKDDSSNTVGAVTE
- the phoB gene encoding phosphate regulon transcriptional regulator PhoB, whose product is MIPRVAVVEDEEALSVLLRYNLEAEGFEVDTILRGDEAEIRLQERTPDLLILDWMLPGVSGIELCRRLRMRPETERLPIIMLTARGEESERVRGLSTGADDYVVKPFSTPELVARVKAMLRRARPEVLSTVLKCGDIELDRETHRVHRKSREVRLGPTEFRLLEFLMSSPGRVFSRSQLLDGVWGHDIYVDERTVDVHVGRLRKALNFSNMQDVIRTVRGAGYSMEA
- a CDS encoding pyrroline-5-carboxylate reductase, producing the protein MEIDPKRMTMGFVGAGTITEAVVTGLGKTAFRDTPIALSPRNAGVASRLAAANGNVSIAVGNQDVLDRSDLVFLAVRPQIAEEVIRSLQFRPGHHVISFVAATPMDQLLAWIDRPVRLSLAIPLPFVADLQGATAIYPPDEVSHTLFSALGTAIQVEDKQEFELLAVASCLMASYFGILDATSTWLQSKGLSGTAGDAYLRQLFSGLAHAARSKPVASFDELIGEHSTKGGLNEQVLEDFRAFGGTAALQKALDRILVRIRL